The following are from one region of the Jatrophihabitans telluris genome:
- a CDS encoding MazG family protein translates to MTEASTGALAEAAGAALLRAVATMDRLRSPGGCPWDAEQTHRSLAPYLIEEAYETLDAIETDDLAGLREELGDLLLQVLFHARLAEEEAGGFSIVDVAGDLVAKLERRHPHVFGDVDVASAAEVNANWDAIKQREKQRSSATEGIALGQPALALAAKLVSRSGKAGTDVALPDGGSVGDRLFVLAAEAVRSGIDPELALRHTARRYAEAIRTVEASRPAKIETVPGE, encoded by the coding sequence GTGACCGAAGCAAGCACCGGCGCGCTTGCGGAGGCCGCCGGCGCGGCCCTGCTGCGCGCCGTGGCCACCATGGACCGGTTGCGATCGCCCGGTGGTTGCCCCTGGGACGCCGAGCAGACCCATCGCAGCCTCGCGCCGTACCTGATCGAAGAGGCCTACGAGACGCTCGACGCGATCGAGACGGACGACCTCGCCGGGCTGCGTGAAGAACTGGGAGACCTGCTGCTGCAGGTGCTCTTTCACGCCCGGCTCGCCGAGGAGGAGGCCGGTGGCTTCTCCATCGTCGACGTCGCCGGAGATCTCGTGGCCAAGCTCGAGCGCCGCCACCCGCACGTGTTCGGCGATGTCGACGTCGCCTCGGCCGCAGAGGTGAACGCCAACTGGGACGCGATCAAGCAGCGCGAGAAGCAGCGTTCCTCGGCGACTGAAGGCATCGCCCTGGGTCAGCCGGCGCTTGCTCTGGCGGCCAAGCTCGTCAGTCGCTCCGGCAAGGCGGGAACGGATGTCGCCCTGCCCGACGGCGGTTCTGTCGGCGACCGGCTGTTCGTGCTCGCCGCCGAGGCGGTCCGCTCCGGGATCGATCCGGAACTGGCCCTGCGCCACACCGCTCGCCGTTACGCCGAGGCGATCCGGACCGTGGAGGCGAGCCGTCCCGCGAAGATCGAGACCGTTCCCGGCGAGTGA